Proteins from one Trichocoleus sp. FACHB-46 genomic window:
- a CDS encoding ABC transporter substrate-binding protein, translating into MKVLVVSDIIINAFLAEDFEDCQKVIDWSRGGRVEGYITEKTLTVIRERRGGTEAEKEIFIQNIRNKIPHIAPETGEASRFLEEVGVACFCAAQQQYDVIVTANDNLYRNELSRISSHVPSHRVRVLLPSELARELDLIPARLKIRRLLIIFLLAALVSAIGIGVLAGLSKILVSFLESRELAGSTVDEECGQRILRSNASNQSLETRDKSSKKKTKEGKAYYDKREYDSAIDSFCEALKFNRNNPEAVIHLNNSYLISRKIESYTIATLTPSQEVLAAEVLRGVAQAQNEINASPELIKKKGLKVIIDYKDQPEVANSTAQKIADNTDIIAVVGPFFSASTVKALGEYNRRGLVFVSPTSTSEEFSRDCKAANELGDGFCFRTVPSDSVTTRKITNFLFESSPAYRSFHDSLQPVAIFYSGSSEGELENFPPCSEPPRKSDDPYPYSLRKNFCDDLSNKDKGNLKLVVKDFNLRASNFDAGEAVNEAIASGAKTLILFPGDDNINHIKEIITANQKRAILIGSDSLYSPELLGKETGEYLVGSPHPFLFVSPWVRPSSPNNSAFLQSAKTLWQTFEVSWVTATSYDATRILASAFEKMPTQNRTKGGFQGARDAVRKELVKQQLTEGATGKVSFDPNTGNRKEETSQFVIVKCSLNAAKTVRYTFSQFNSEDSQGDRCQ; encoded by the coding sequence ATGAAAGTCTTGGTAGTTAGCGACATAATTATCAACGCATTTTTAGCAGAAGATTTTGAAGATTGTCAAAAAGTGATTGATTGGAGCAGAGGAGGACGAGTTGAAGGGTATATAACTGAAAAGACTCTAACGGTAATAAGAGAGAGAAGAGGAGGAACAGAAGCAGAAAAAGAAATATTTATTCAAAACATTAGAAATAAAATACCTCATATAGCTCCTGAGACAGGAGAGGCTTCTCGTTTTCTAGAAGAGGTAGGAGTTGCTTGTTTCTGTGCAGCTCAACAACAATATGATGTAATTGTTACTGCTAACGATAATCTTTATAGAAATGAGTTGAGTAGAATTTCTAGTCATGTTCCTAGTCATAGAGTAAGAGTTTTACTACCCAGTGAACTAGCACGTGAGTTAGACCTCATTCCTGCAAGATTGAAAATCCGCCGGCTACTAATAATTTTTTTATTAGCAGCACTCGTCTCTGCAATAGGAATTGGAGTTTTAGCAGGACTTAGCAAAATACTTGTGTCATTTTTAGAATCGCGAGAATTAGCTGGTTCTACTGTTGATGAAGAATGTGGGCAAAGGATCCTCCGATCTAACGCATCTAATCAGTCACTAGAAACAAGAGATAAATCATCAAAGAAGAAAACAAAAGAAGGTAAAGCTTACTACGATAAACGAGAGTACGACTCAGCAATTGATTCCTTTTGTGAAGCGTTAAAGTTCAATAGGAATAATCCAGAAGCAGTTATTCATTTAAACAACTCTTATCTTATTTCTCGCAAAATCGAAAGCTACACAATTGCTACTCTCACACCTTCCCAAGAAGTTTTGGCAGCAGAAGTTTTACGAGGGGTGGCTCAAGCTCAGAACGAGATTAACGCTTCACCAGAACTAATCAAAAAGAAGGGCTTAAAAGTCATAATTGATTATAAAGATCAACCTGAAGTTGCTAATAGCACCGCCCAGAAAATAGCTGATAATACCGATATAATTGCTGTTGTAGGTCCGTTTTTCAGTGCTTCAACAGTTAAGGCACTTGGTGAGTACAACCGTAGAGGGCTCGTGTTTGTGAGCCCAACATCTACATCAGAAGAGTTCTCAAGGGATTGCAAAGCTGCCAATGAGTTAGGCGATGGATTTTGTTTTCGCACTGTACCAAGCGACAGTGTTACTACGAGAAAAATCACTAATTTTCTATTTGAATCATCTCCTGCGTACCGTTCGTTTCATGATTCATTACAGCCAGTAGCCATTTTCTATTCAGGGAGTTCTGAGGGAGAGCTTGAAAACTTTCCTCCTTGCAGCGAACCTCCGAGAAAATCTGATGATCCCTATCCTTATTCTTTAAGAAAAAACTTCTGCGATGACTTATCAAATAAGGACAAAGGAAACCTTAAATTAGTCGTCAAAGATTTTAATCTACGCGCAAGTAACTTCGATGCAGGAGAAGCTGTTAACGAAGCAATAGCATCTGGAGCTAAAACCCTCATTCTATTTCCGGGTGATGATAATATTAATCATATCAAAGAAATTATCACGGCAAACCAGAAAAGAGCTATTTTAATTGGTAGCGACAGTCTTTACAGCCCAGAACTTTTGGGAAAAGAAACAGGTGAATATTTAGTTGGCTCTCCTCATCCATTTTTATTTGTTTCTCCTTGGGTTCGTCCAAGTTCTCCAAATAATTCAGCGTTTCTTCAATCAGCTAAGACCTTATGGCAAACTTTTGAGGTTAGCTGGGTTACAGCAACCAGCTATGATGCCACTCGTATACTGGCTTCTGCTTTTGAAAAGATGCCAACTCAAAATCGAACCAAGGGCGGGTTTCAAGGAGCTCGTGATGCGGTTCGAAAAGAATTGGTTAAGCAGCAGCTAACGGAGGGTGCCACAGGTAAGGTCAGCTTTGATCCAAACACTGGAAATCGCAAAGAAGAGACTAGTCAGTTTGTTATAGTTAAATGTTCACTCAATGCAGCGAAAACAGTACGCTATACATTCAGCCAATTTAATTCTGAAGATTCACAAGGCGATCGCTGTCAATGA
- a CDS encoding NAD(P)/FAD-dependent oxidoreductase, with product MTNDLDSSSNPHRVKLYGQSDSASAYEIRDFLNRSVVEFDWIELTSDQDCNRELRLSTLSDIRLPVVEFPDGTQLFGPTIREIAQRLGWVTQPKFKEYDLSIYGAGPAGLSAAVYAASEGLRTVLIERHAVGGQAGTSSLIENYMGFPEGISGADLAERARQQAVKFGIELLLLREGIKSEFRDNRIYTDLADGSKMIARANICATGIEYRRLNLPNEDQFLKVGLFYGAGASEAPLCGGEHVFIVGGGNSAGQAAMYLSRYAEKVTMLIRGNTLAATLSQYLVERITQKSNIEVLFQTQVTGLAGDTSLQQIEVTNHRDRVVQKIDTRRLFVCIGGVPNTEWAKDTAIIQDQAGYLVTGSDLLKQSRLPECWTLDRDPFFLETSVPGSFAAGDVRHGSVKRVALSVGEGAMAVTFVHKYLEEIG from the coding sequence ATGACCAATGATTTAGACTCATCGTCTAATCCTCATAGAGTCAAACTCTATGGACAATCGGATTCAGCTTCTGCTTACGAAATTCGAGATTTTCTCAACCGCAGTGTGGTTGAATTTGACTGGATTGAATTAACGAGCGATCAAGATTGCAACCGCGAACTTCGTCTTTCAACACTAAGTGATATCCGCTTGCCTGTGGTTGAGTTTCCAGATGGCACTCAACTCTTTGGCCCGACCATTCGAGAGATTGCTCAACGGCTTGGTTGGGTGACGCAACCCAAATTCAAAGAATATGATCTATCGATTTATGGTGCGGGTCCTGCCGGATTGAGTGCAGCCGTATATGCCGCATCTGAAGGGCTACGCACCGTTCTGATTGAACGCCACGCTGTCGGTGGGCAAGCAGGCACCAGTTCCTTGATCGAGAATTACATGGGATTTCCTGAAGGCATTAGCGGCGCTGACCTAGCGGAACGCGCCCGTCAGCAGGCAGTCAAATTTGGGATTGAACTGCTGCTTCTGCGCGAGGGCATAAAATCAGAATTTCGGGACAATCGCATCTACACGGATCTGGCAGATGGCAGCAAAATGATTGCACGAGCCAATATCTGTGCTACGGGGATTGAGTACCGACGGCTCAATCTTCCCAATGAAGACCAGTTTCTCAAAGTCGGATTGTTTTACGGTGCGGGTGCAAGTGAAGCCCCACTGTGTGGTGGTGAACATGTCTTTATCGTGGGTGGGGGTAACTCGGCAGGCCAGGCGGCTATGTACCTGTCACGCTATGCCGAAAAAGTCACCATGCTGATTCGTGGCAATACGCTAGCGGCGACCTTATCGCAGTACCTTGTTGAGCGCATTACTCAGAAAAGCAACATTGAAGTTCTCTTTCAGACTCAGGTGACTGGGCTAGCAGGAGATACCTCGTTACAGCAAATAGAAGTAACCAATCATCGCGATCGAGTGGTACAGAAAATCGATACTCGACGGCTTTTTGTTTGTATTGGCGGTGTACCAAACACTGAATGGGCAAAGGATACTGCCATCATTCAGGATCAGGCAGGCTACCTGGTGACTGGCTCAGATTTGCTGAAACAGAGTCGCCTACCGGAATGCTGGACGCTCGATCGCGATCCATTTTTTCTAGAGACCAGTGTTCCTGGTTCCTTTGCAGCGGGAGATGTGAGGCATGGTTCTGTGAAGCGAGTGGCTTTATCCGTAGGTGAAGGCGCAATGGCGGTCACGTTTGTTCATAAGTATTTAGAGGAAATCGGATGA
- a CDS encoding transposase → MFLAVQKDVFSPDKQLARLLAELARLANNIYNQGVYESRQYFFANGCQPFKMLKYTSLYAALKESENGKLLHSQAAQQVLKSVNEAFKSFKALSKLLKLGELEYAPKLPRYRTKGGLSQVVFTGQSLKVENGLIRVPLGKGGAAAFAQDCFYIPLPERLKDVQIRELRFIPANGQWIVEYVYPSMEKAATSCKLHPENVLALDPGLDNLLAGITNTGLAFLLDGRELKSKNQ, encoded by the coding sequence ATGTTTCTGGCCGTTCAAAAAGATGTGTTTTCGCCAGACAAGCAACTTGCCCGGTTGCTTGCTGAGTTGGCGCGGTTAGCCAACAATATTTATAACCAGGGAGTCTACGAATCCCGTCAATACTTCTTTGCGAATGGTTGTCAGCCTTTCAAGATGTTGAAGTACACCAGTCTCTACGCTGCACTGAAGGAAAGCGAGAATGGCAAATTGTTGCACTCCCAAGCTGCACAACAGGTTTTGAAATCGGTTAATGAAGCGTTCAAGAGTTTCAAGGCATTATCAAAATTGTTGAAGCTGGGTGAGTTGGAGTATGCACCCAAATTGCCGAGATACCGCACTAAGGGCGGGTTGTCTCAGGTGGTTTTCACAGGGCAATCCCTCAAGGTTGAGAATGGGTTGATTCGGGTGCCACTAGGTAAAGGTGGAGCCGCTGCATTCGCTCAGGATTGTTTCTACATCCCACTGCCAGAACGGTTGAAGGATGTGCAGATTCGCGAATTGCGGTTCATTCCTGCCAATGGGCAATGGATTGTTGAATATGTCTACCCGTCGATGGAGAAGGCGGCTACTTCCTGCAAACTCCACCCTGAAAATGTTCTAGCGCTTGATCCTGGCTTAGACAATTTATTGGCTGGCATAACGAATACCGGATTAGCTTTTCTTCTAGATGGCAGGGAGTTGAAATCAAAAAATCAGTAG
- the recA gene encoding recombinase RecA translates to MANKLATKKSDLERTLAKINREFGNGSIMRLGDARHMNVKTFSSGSTELELALGGGYPRGRIVEIYGPESSGKTTLALQAIAQMQKLGGTTAFIDMEHALDPHYASALGADIDQVLVSQPDSGETAMELVEQLVRSKSVDLVVVDSVAALVTESEIRADMGDFPTTSIAWLMSKALRRLMNCLHSQCTLIFLNQLRLKIGVVYGSPETTTGGHALKYYASMRLDTRRIQTLKRGMEEYGIRVKVKVVKNKIVPPFRVAEVDMIFGKGIFNGNILNGFAATNGQVSNDFLLCR, encoded by the coding sequence ATGGCTAACAAATTGGCGACTAAGAAATCAGACCTGGAACGAACACTGGCAAAGATTAATCGGGAATTCGGGAATGGTTCTATCATGCGTCTGGGAGATGCCAGGCACATGAATGTAAAAACCTTCTCCAGCGGCTCAACTGAGTTGGAGCTAGCATTAGGAGGAGGTTATCCCAGAGGACGCATTGTCGAAATTTATGGTCCAGAAAGTAGTGGTAAAACTACGTTAGCATTGCAAGCGATCGCCCAAATGCAGAAGCTAGGAGGCACTACTGCTTTTATTGATATGGAACATGCCCTTGATCCACACTACGCATCTGCGCTCGGAGCGGATATTGATCAGGTGTTGGTCAGCCAGCCTGATAGTGGTGAAACGGCAATGGAACTAGTGGAACAACTGGTGCGTTCCAAGAGTGTTGATCTAGTTGTGGTGGATTCTGTCGCTGCACTGGTGACAGAGTCAGAGATTCGAGCGGATATGGGCGATTTTCCCACGACTTCCATTGCATGGTTGATGAGCAAAGCGCTTCGACGCTTGATGAACTGTCTGCATAGTCAGTGTACGTTAATTTTCCTGAATCAATTGCGTTTGAAGATCGGTGTCGTTTATGGCAGTCCGGAAACAACCACAGGCGGTCATGCTCTCAAATATTATGCCTCAATGCGACTAGATACTCGCCGGATTCAAACATTAAAGAGAGGGATGGAGGAATACGGCATTCGAGTCAAAGTTAAGGTGGTAAAGAACAAAATTGTACCGCCATTTCGAGTTGCAGAAGTTGACATGATCTTTGGCAAAGGCATCTTCAATGGCAATATTCTCAACGGGTTTGCTGCAACAAATGGACAAGTGAGTAACGATTTTCTGCTTTGTCGGTGA
- a CDS encoding TMEM175 family protein, which produces MKSFMNLNRFEAFSDGIFAIAMTLLVIEIKVPDLSQATASTAIDALIHAGPHILSYITSFLVIGVLWLNHHALFHLLKRVDRIVLTINLILLMCIAFIPFPTALIGEYGKLQPIVMSYGLTLSFTGIVYNALWFYVVRQYLWDHPQANRRFICQASLWSIGYPIFYLIASLLSLSNTTLSTVLYILTPLFYLFPSVIDRQLGNLPDGVS; this is translated from the coding sequence ATGAAATCATTCATGAACCTGAATCGATTTGAAGCATTCAGTGATGGGATATTCGCAATCGCCATGACCCTACTGGTGATTGAAATTAAAGTGCCAGATTTGTCTCAGGCAACGGCATCGACTGCAATTGATGCACTAATTCATGCTGGACCGCATATTCTTAGCTACATCACGAGCTTTTTGGTCATTGGTGTTTTGTGGCTCAATCATCATGCTTTATTTCATTTGCTAAAGCGGGTCGATCGGATTGTCTTGACAATCAACTTAATATTGCTCATGTGCATTGCTTTTATCCCTTTCCCAACAGCACTGATCGGTGAATACGGCAAGCTCCAACCCATTGTGATGTCTTATGGTTTAACGCTGTCGTTCACTGGAATTGTCTACAATGCCCTTTGGTTTTATGTCGTTCGGCAGTATCTCTGGGATCATCCTCAAGCCAATCGCCGTTTCATCTGTCAAGCTTCTCTTTGGAGTATTGGTTATCCGATTTTTTACTTGATTGCTTCGCTGTTGTCATTAAGCAATACAACCTTAAGCACAGTTCTTTACATCCTCACTCCATTGTTCTATCTATTTCCCAGCGTCATCGATCGGCAATTGGGTAACCTACCCGATGGAGTCTCCTAA
- a CDS encoding IS200/IS605 family accessory protein TnpB-related protein, with translation MTHGKKNLKGVTSKRIQLETHKRNCYVRNYINQAARWIINFCLENRIDTIVYGRNKRQKDGVNLGSKTNQEFVQIPHYKLFSRIQQLALMFGIRVVETEESYTSQSSFFDNDPLPVFGAKPEGWVASGKRMVRGLYQTGKGWLLNSDCHGSCNIMRKVSTMLGIDFSGVCRGKVSMPFRVKFRNGQFLA, from the coding sequence TTGACTCATGGCAAAAAAAACCTGAAAGGTGTAACCTCTAAGCGCATCCAGCTAGAAACCCACAAACGTAATTGCTATGTTCGCAACTACATCAACCAGGCCGCGCGATGGATCATTAACTTCTGCCTGGAAAACAGGATTGATACCATCGTCTATGGCCGCAATAAACGCCAAAAAGATGGTGTGAATTTGGGGAGTAAGACCAATCAGGAATTTGTTCAGATTCCCCACTACAAGCTATTCAGTCGCATCCAGCAACTCGCTCTCATGTTCGGAATTCGGGTTGTGGAGACGGAAGAATCCTATACGTCTCAAAGTTCGTTTTTCGACAATGACCCCTTACCTGTTTTCGGCGCGAAACCTGAAGGGTGGGTGGCATCAGGAAAACGGATGGTGCGCGGGTTGTATCAAACCGGGAAAGGGTGGCTCCTTAATTCCGATTGCCACGGGAGTTGTAACATCATGCGAAAGGTAAGCACAATGCTGGGGATTGACTTCAGTGGAGTGTGTAGAGGCAAAGTGAGTATGCCTTTTAGGGTCAAGTTTAGAAACGGTCAATTTCTAGCCTAA
- a CDS encoding helix-turn-helix domain-containing protein: MSTEKKFQKATESHEAEKVGGSSRKKTPTSEARTKLMLGELRRARGLTQLDVALELGVRESTFANWERGRDGSDVFFRIRKLCEVLSCSFEDLFEDSQSENS; encoded by the coding sequence ATGTCAACTGAGAAAAAATTCCAGAAAGCAACTGAGTCCCACGAAGCAGAGAAGGTTGGTGGAAGCTCCAGGAAGAAGACACCAACCAGTGAAGCTAGGACAAAACTGATGCTTGGCGAACTTCGTAGAGCAAGGGGACTCACCCAATTAGATGTGGCACTTGAATTAGGGGTCAGAGAATCTACTTTTGCAAACTGGGAGCGGGGACGCGATGGAAGCGATGTGTTTTTCCGAATTCGCAAGCTTTGCGAAGTCCTTAGTTGTAGCTTTGAGGATTTATTCGAGGATTCGCAATCAGAGAACTCGTAA
- a CDS encoding D-alanyl-D-alanine carboxypeptidase family protein: MALVKEITGCETSPVRSLDQQLIDEVNVIIPNVLVSIEDLNVELTGSSVWTLLQLPAKEALGRAIAERGEILQINSGYRPLAGQLVLFQNASECGYEVAPVGSSDHQSGLALDIEDNEGWRPYLERHGWKWFGPADDVHFDFEGQDIGNTAILAFQQLWNRNNPNDPIPEDGIYGDQTEIRLGNSPAEGFPPPVNGGLPLEPGTYFLKCLGDVEGPRWLDGRTGDGTVGLAPNTDPPYTGIKWEVTFDEAASAYRFKCLGDVEGPRWLDGRTGDGTVGLAPNTDPPYTGIKWEVTFDEAASAYRFKCLGDVEGPRWLDGRTGDGTVGLAPNTDPPYTGTKWQVEPAVIPENPNAILYELTPTGASAETAESDGLPGGGESSRKMAETDAPKVLRFVERFQVAGREYNLPPALLAAIASRESRGGSALNDCLGDGGAGVGIMQVDQTVRPPAEVTDPGPDCASQEHINQAASILRGFVDQAAAAHPEWSAAIQLQAGTASYNAGPDQIEVPDFDEGTTGGDYSNDVIARAQYYADNWRSPAAVV; encoded by the coding sequence ATGGCATTAGTTAAAGAGATTACGGGTTGCGAGACCAGCCCAGTCCGCAGTCTAGACCAGCAACTGATCGATGAAGTAAATGTCATCATCCCCAATGTTCTGGTTAGCATAGAGGATTTGAATGTGGAATTGACGGGTTCCTCCGTCTGGACCCTATTGCAACTACCAGCAAAAGAGGCTCTTGGACGGGCCATTGCGGAACGAGGGGAAATACTGCAAATTAACTCGGGTTACCGCCCTCTTGCTGGACAGTTGGTGTTGTTCCAAAACGCTAGTGAATGCGGTTATGAGGTAGCGCCTGTAGGTAGTAGTGATCATCAGAGTGGCTTAGCTCTGGACATCGAAGACAACGAAGGCTGGCGGCCTTACCTAGAGCGGCACGGTTGGAAATGGTTTGGTCCTGCAGATGACGTGCATTTTGACTTTGAAGGACAGGATATTGGCAACACGGCTATCCTAGCTTTCCAGCAGCTTTGGAATCGCAACAATCCTAACGACCCTATTCCAGAGGACGGCATTTATGGAGATCAAACCGAGATCCGGTTAGGCAACTCGCCTGCCGAAGGGTTTCCACCACCAGTAAATGGAGGACTACCGTTAGAACCAGGAACTTATTTTCTCAAGTGTTTAGGTGACGTCGAAGGACCCCGCTGGCTCGATGGGCGGACAGGCGACGGCACCGTTGGCTTAGCCCCGAACACCGACCCTCCCTATACGGGCATCAAATGGGAGGTAACTTTTGACGAGGCTGCCTCCGCCTACAGATTTAAATGTCTAGGTGACGTCGAAGGACCCCGCTGGCTCGATGGGCGGACAGGCGACGGCACCGTTGGCTTGGCTCCGAACACTGACCCTCCCTATACGGGCATCAAATGGGAGGTAACTTTTGACGAGGCTGCCTCTGCCTACAGATTTAAATGTCTAGGTGACGTCGAAGGACCCCGCTGGCTCGATGGGCGGACAGGTGATGGTACCGTTGGCTTGGCTCCGAACACTGACCCTCCCTATACGGGCACCAAATGGCAAGTTGAACCGGCTGTTATCCCAGAAAATCCCAACGCCATTCTCTATGAGCTCACTCCTACGGGTGCCAGTGCCGAGACGGCGGAATCCGACGGGTTGCCAGGTGGCGGTGAATCATCACGCAAGATGGCCGAGACGGACGCGCCGAAAGTGCTGCGTTTCGTCGAGCGCTTTCAGGTAGCGGGGAGGGAGTATAACCTGCCGCCTGCCCTGCTCGCGGCGATTGCCAGCCGTGAAAGTCGCGGCGGTTCTGCGCTCAACGATTGCCTAGGTGACGGCGGTGCCGGTGTCGGCATCATGCAAGTCGATCAAACTGTACGTCCCCCTGCTGAGGTGACAGATCCGGGGCCTGACTGTGCTAGCCAGGAGCATATCAACCAGGCGGCATCAATCCTGCGCGGGTTCGTTGACCAGGCAGCCGCCGCCCATCCTGAATGGAGCGCGGCAATCCAGCTTCAGGCTGGCACCGCGTCGTACAACGCTGGCCCAGACCAGATAGAGGTACCCGACTTCGATGAGGGCACAACGGGCGGCGATTACTCGAATGATGTGATTGCCCGAGCGCAATACTACGCCGACAATTGGCGGTCCCCAGCAGCAGTCGTCTGA
- the holA gene encoding DNA polymerase III subunit delta: MIALLTGDDQFAIRQKLEQYKAELDPQWLEFCYHRFPASALEQAISAARTPSVSGGKRLVVVEDCNLKQWGDAQLESLQQLAQVPDSTMLVFLATNVDKRLKIYKHLIKYGQCFELSLIPPWRTDLIEEAISEATAKLNATQAKRMKLRLPKDVIEYLAEAIGNDMIRVASELRKLETYVNGQPIRLVEVQSLIPCQTQSNLQLAEAVRHGEREAVVRLIDELLARSEPVMVMVATLLTQFRTWLWVKSAILSGIKNNTEIAQICNVGNPNRLYYLRQEVATMPIKSLIQAVTKLVDLEMAIKQGYVNANSILPFLLAIVRLFQPVQSK; the protein is encoded by the coding sequence ATGATTGCTCTGTTAACTGGAGATGATCAGTTTGCTATTCGACAAAAACTAGAGCAATACAAAGCAGAACTTGATCCGCAGTGGTTGGAGTTTTGCTATCACCGTTTTCCCGCTAGTGCTTTAGAACAAGCAATAAGTGCGGCACGAACCCCTTCAGTGAGTGGCGGCAAACGGCTTGTTGTCGTGGAGGATTGCAATCTTAAGCAATGGGGTGATGCCCAGTTAGAAAGTTTGCAGCAACTTGCTCAGGTGCCAGATTCTACAATGCTTGTATTTTTGGCAACGAATGTGGATAAGCGCCTGAAAATTTACAAGCATTTGATCAAGTACGGTCAGTGTTTTGAGCTGTCGTTGATTCCACCTTGGCGTACAGATTTAATTGAAGAAGCGATTAGCGAAGCTACAGCAAAGCTGAACGCCACTCAAGCAAAGCGCATGAAACTGCGACTGCCCAAAGATGTCATTGAATATTTGGCAGAAGCGATTGGCAATGACATGATCCGTGTTGCGTCAGAACTCCGTAAGCTGGAAACTTACGTGAATGGTCAACCGATCCGCCTGGTAGAGGTACAAAGCTTGATTCCTTGCCAGACTCAGAGCAATCTACAGTTAGCAGAAGCAGTTCGTCATGGGGAACGTGAAGCAGTGGTGCGTCTAATCGATGAATTGCTTGCCCGTTCTGAGCCAGTGATGGTTATGGTTGCGACGCTACTAACCCAATTTAGAACCTGGTTATGGGTTAAGAGTGCAATTTTAAGTGGAATTAAGAACAACACGGAGATTGCTCAAATCTGTAATGTGGGTAATCCAAACCGGCTTTACTACCTGCGGCAAGAGGTCGCAACCATGCCTATCAAATCATTGATCCAAGCAGTCACAAAGCTAGTGGACCTAGAAATGGCGATTAAGCAAGGTTATGTCAATGCAAACTCTATCCTACCGTTCTTGCTGGCGATCGTGCGGTTGTTTCAGCCTGTTCAATCAAAGTAA
- a CDS encoding FAD binding domain-containing protein, whose product MNAIDKRALVIGGSLAGLFAGTLLRSIGWQVDIYERSPHNLDSRGGGIVLQPDVVEAFQRAGIIYEAPLGVVAHERYYLNRDGSIAQPMPMRQTLTSWNLLYGSMRRHFPVEHYHQGKHLTEIQQDGLAVAAMFADGTHETGDLLVGADGPTSIIRHLLLPDYTTQYAGYVAYRGLVDESELDPATAKLLTERFVFYQFSNSHILQYVIPGENDSLIPGERRFNWVWYVNYNQTSELPDILTVFIGQRREYSIAPGMIHPTVEQAMRSYADRVLAPPFQKLVAATREPFVQAILDLGVPQMAFDRIALIGDAAFIPRPHTAASTAKAAANAIALVDALVDSNHDVPKALEAWEGNQLALGMRLWESGEALGERSQFMYGEGRTEG is encoded by the coding sequence ATGAACGCTATCGATAAACGTGCCCTTGTAATCGGTGGGTCATTGGCTGGGTTGTTCGCCGGAACTCTGTTGCGCTCGATTGGTTGGCAGGTAGATATTTACGAGCGATCACCGCACAACCTTGACAGTCGCGGCGGCGGCATTGTGCTGCAACCGGATGTCGTCGAAGCGTTTCAACGAGCAGGAATAATCTACGAAGCCCCTTTAGGTGTGGTCGCGCACGAACGATATTACTTAAACCGAGACGGCAGCATTGCTCAACCCATGCCAATGCGTCAAACTTTAACTTCCTGGAACTTACTGTATGGTTCGATGCGGCGGCATTTTCCGGTTGAGCACTACCATCAAGGCAAGCACCTAACCGAGATTCAGCAAGATGGGCTAGCGGTGGCTGCGATGTTTGCCGATGGCACTCACGAGACAGGCGATCTACTCGTAGGTGCAGATGGACCGACTTCCATCATTCGCCATTTGCTCTTGCCTGACTACACGACCCAATATGCTGGGTATGTTGCCTATCGCGGCTTAGTAGATGAATCAGAACTCGATCCTGCAACGGCAAAATTGTTGACCGAACGGTTTGTATTTTATCAATTTTCAAATTCTCACATTCTGCAATATGTGATTCCAGGAGAGAATGATTCGTTGATTCCGGGGGAACGTCGCTTCAACTGGGTTTGGTATGTCAATTACAACCAAACAAGCGAATTGCCGGACATCCTGACCGTTTTTATCGGTCAGCGTCGGGAGTATTCGATCGCCCCTGGAATGATCCATCCGACTGTGGAGCAAGCGATGAGATCGTACGCCGATCGCGTCTTAGCGCCTCCATTTCAAAAATTAGTGGCAGCCACCCGAGAACCCTTTGTCCAAGCCATTTTAGATCTTGGCGTACCGCAAATGGCATTCGATCGCATTGCCCTGATTGGCGACGCGGCTTTTATTCCCCGTCCCCATACGGCTGCTAGTACCGCTAAGGCTGCTGCTAACGCGATCGCTTTAGTTGATGCTTTGGTTGACTCCAATCATGATGTACCGAAGGCACTAGAGGCATGGGAAGGCAATCAGCTTGCGCTAGGAATGCGCCTCTGGGAATCGGGAGAGGCTTTGGGAGAGCGATCGCAATTTATGTACGGTGAGGGACGAACGGAGGGATAA